One region of Mus musculus strain C57BL/6J chromosome 3, GRCm38.p6 C57BL/6J genomic DNA includes:
- the Lce1c gene encoding late cornified envelope 1C, which yields MSCQQSQQQCQPPPKCTPKCPPKCQTPKCPPKCPPKCPPKCPPVSSCCSLGSGGCCGSSSGGCCSSGGCCSSGGGGCCLSHHRPRRSLHRHRHSSGCCSSGGSSGCCGSSGGSSGCCGSSGGSSGCCGSSGGSSGCCGSSQQSGDCC from the coding sequence ATGTCCTGCCAGCAGAGCCAGCAGCAGTGCCAGCCTCCTCCCAAGTGCACCCCCAAGTGCCCTCCCAAGTGCCAGACCCCGAAGTGTCCACCAAAATGCCCCCCTAAATGCCCTCCCAAGTGCCCCCCTGTGTCTTCCTGCTGTAGCCTGGGTTCTGGGGGCTGCTGTGGCTCCAGCTCTGGTGGCTGCTGTAGCTCTGGAGGCTGCTGCAGCTCAGGGGGTGGAGGCTGCTGCTTGAGCCACCACAGACCCCGCAGATCTCTTCATCGCCATCGTCACAGCTCTGGATGCTGTagcagtggtggcagcagtggctgctgtggcagcagtggtggcagcagtggctgctgtggcagcagtggtggtagcagtggctgctgtggcagcagtggtggcagcagtggctgcTGTGGCAGTAGCCAGCAGTCTGGAGACTGCTGCTGA